The nucleotide sequence TTTGCAGTCCCAATTCCGTTAGCTTGTTGGCTGAATCGATCAAACTGCTTACAGACATTATCGAGTCCACTATGGGATGTCCTACCGCCCGTATAGAGTCTTCCGGGATTCCTTCTTTGATAAGATTCAACTTGCAGTTTAAAGTTGGAGGAAAGTGTTCGTCGGCCATGTGTGAAATCAAGACCCGGTTAACTTCCTCCGGCAGCTTCCTATCATAATTGCGGCACCCTGCCTCCACATGGGCAACCTTGATCTTGAGTTTGACGGCCGCAAGGGCGGCGGCAAACGCAGAAGTGGTATCGCCTTCGACCAGAACAAGGTCGGGCATTTCAGATTCTAGAACACGTTCAAACCGAGTGAGAATGCGGGCTGTCTGCATAGCGTGGGAGCCACTACCTACCTCGAGATTGTGCTCAACGTTGTCGATATGGAGCTGATCAAGGAAAATAGAGGCCATCTCCCGGTCGTAATGTTGACCGGTATTGCAAATTACAAGCTCACAATCCGTTTTCCTGAGCTCGTTGATTATCGGAGCCAATTCAATAAAGGTGGGACGCGTCCCTATTACGGCAATGATTTTCACGTCATGACGCTCCTTTGCTGGCCGTAATAACAATTTATCGCCGTCTGCATGGTGTTCTAGTGGGGCGCTATTGGCGAGAAATTTGGATATCAGTCAACCATTTTCCATTCTCTAAGCGTCTCAATTAGAACCCTCACTGTCCTTGATGGAGAAAAGAACTCGCGTATGAGCCCGGGATCTAACTTCCTTTGTGCCGCTCTTAGGATCGCCTCTGAAATTGAATCGTCCTGAGGCAAACACGGTTCAATAAACGCCTTCATTTCCTCGTAGTCATAGTACCTCTCGTTAACGTAACAGACTACTGGAGTACCAACCGCGAGCGCCTCTATTGAAACGATGCCGTAGATTGCCTCCTTTCCAAACCAGTCGCACAAGACATCGATTCTCGACAGATACCGAGGCATTTCGGAATGCGGAACAATTTCCGATACAAGGTTGCATCGTACTCCGCGGGCTTGAAGTTTCTTCACGGCGGAGACTACCAAATTACTGCCCTTGATGTCCCTGTCAGTCGGGAAGTGGCCTATTATTAGGCCATCTTTGCTGCTCCATTCCTTTGGCCGTACATCTGGGTTGAAGGATTCTGTGTCTATGCACCTGGGGAGAAACCGTGCATCCGAGTCTCTGCCAAGATATTCAAAGAGGTCCTTTGTCGTGACAAAGCATCTTTCTTCGGCTGGAACTCTGCCGCTTCTGAGCTCGGTCCCGTTAAAAATCATTACAGAGTGCTTTGACTTGACCAGAGGAGGGACCGACAATCGCAGTTCAAGATCATAGGATTCTCCCTTGCTTTTCACCAAGGCTTTTCTGATTGTTCTTTCAAAGGGAAGGTTACGCTGCTTCCCCAACTCTGTGATACGCCGATTGGGGGGCGACGTCGTGAAGGGGCTGGGTGCAAAATAATAGTCAACGACAGCTCCTTGCTTTTCAAGCTCTTTTCCAATGAGGTATCCCAGAGACGCAATGTTGCCAATTATAGCTATCCTCGTGCCTTGGCGAAGGGTCGCTGCGTCCAGCTGGACTCACGTGCCTGATTGATTTCGGGATGTGAGAGTAGTCTGTCTCATAAGCCTCACTTTGAGATGCTCAAACATCGTTCGACGAAAATACCATGGATCAAGGGGATTTATCGAATTGTAGCTTTCTGCCACGCAATAACTTTTCTAATCCCGTCTCTCAGAGGAACTTTGGGCTCGTAACCCAATGCTCTCGCCTTTTCGATTGATGCCATCTTGACGACGCTTAGAAATTGATGGGGCGGATCAGTTACCTGGATCAAATCTTTGCTTGCTCCAGTTTCTTCAATTATCATGTGGGCTACCTCCTCCATGGTGTGATATTCGTCGCTACCAATGTTGAAAGCCTCGTATTTCCCTGTTGGCTGCCTCTCTATGCAAAGAAGGAGTCCTTGGGCCAAGTCTGATACGTAACACCATGACCTTACGGCGCCCCGATGGACGACAATCTTCTGTCCGGTCAATGCATTATGTATGAAGTTACTAATTGCGCTGCGGTATTTTGAGGGTCGCTCTCCCTCACCGTATATCATAAACGGCCTGAGCGTCGTTGCGTGGAGTCCATAGTTGTCTACATAGTGCTTTACAATTGCTTCGCCGAATAATTTGCTGAGCGCATAAATGTTGGTCGTCATGAAAGGAGACATCGAATCGAGTTCTTCCTCTACTACTGGCTCCTTCTTGTCTAGAAGATGGCCGTAAACCTCGGATGTGCTGAAATAAACCAGCTTAGAGTTGTACTCTAGGCATAGCCTAATTATGTTGAGCGTACCTGTATCGTTGACATAAATCATTCTTTGCGGATGCTCTTCGCCTACCATCCTACCAACCTCTCCTGCCATATGCACGACCGTGTCAATTTTCTCACGCCGGAACACTCGGAAAAGATCCTCGAAAGATGTTACGTCCGCACGTACATAGTCACCGTAATCTGCAACTGCAAGATCGGCGCCAATCACGCCGTATCCCTTGTCTTTCAGATACTTGGAAATGTATGTGCCAAGGACTCCAAGAGCGCCCGTAAGTAATACCTTGGTCAAGACGCCGGCCCGCCTGTCGAAGCTGTCAGATAATGGTGTCTTAGTGAGCTCCAAACGTCGGGGAACTCCAGCTGCCATTTTTTCATATAACCTTGGAGTCTCTCCGTGTTGCCCCAAAAGGCCACTGGTTGTTTCTCCCCGCCTTGGCTTACAGTATAGTCAAACCCCTCAATCTCATTAAGAAAGCGTACTACATCCAAAACACTAAGTCGCGATTCATGGTTAATGTTCACCGTCTCTGAAAAGCGACTCTGCTTCGACAACTCCTCTGAGGATCTTACCAGAACTTGCGAAACAAATGATGAAGGCAACGGATTTAAGAATGAGCACCCTCCTCCTGCGATATTAACTTTTTCGCCAGAAAGAGAAGCCCTGCGACAAGCACTAACAAGCCTGCTCGCGCGCTCACCGGGACCGAACGCATACATCAAGCGATAGATCCAGAGACTATCCAACCTTGCGTCTTCATAATAGAATTGAGCGTAAGATTCGGCGGCTTTCTTTGAAATCGCATACGGGATGGTCGGGCAATGGTCAATCTGCTCGCCTATCTCCCCGCTTAGCCCGAAATAGACCGCTTGCGACGACAATAGGACTAGCTTGCCGCGAAAAAGTTGGATAAATCTGAGGAGTGACTCAGTGTTTAGGGCAAGGTCCTGTAGGGGGTTTTCCCAAGCAGCTCCGTGATTGTTGTTCCCTAGAACACAGATTGCTGAAGAGAAGTCGGCCACAACCCCGAGGTCGTTCTCGGCGTGTGAGGGCTCTAACAGATTTAGCCGGACTTTCTGAAGATCAGGTTGGATCCTTTCCGGATGCGATCTGTACGAAAACACAAACTGGTCTGACTTGGCGCTCGTCTGTATTTGGCTCTGAATCGCCTGGCCTATGAAGCCGCTTGCGCCTATTACCAGAGTCTTCTCCAATCTTATTCACCTAGAAGCTGAAGCTCAAAAGACCTTATCTGTGGTGTATCCGAGATCTTGACGAGTTCGTTTTCAAAGTACGATGAATCATATGGCATTTGTCTCATTTGTAACTCGACATCCTTTAACAGCTTCCGTGCTTGGCGCTGCAGAAAGGGGTTTGCGCGGACCGAACTATCCAGCAGGTAGTTGCATAGATATTGGGTGCTTTTTGGCAGAAAAAGGTGATCCTTTCTTCTTAGAGCAAGTGGTAAGAGCGCGGTGAAGCGCTCAAAAACGCCTTTCAGCATGCCTGATTTTGCCATGATTCGCATTATCCTGATTCGCGACAGTTGCTGTCCGATTGACATTTTTTCCTTGGACTTTGATGTCTGGGATCCATGAATCCTGTAGAAGACCGGCGAACCGTCGAGAGCGAGGCATTTAAGTCCCAGCGCACTGTATCGCATCCAGAGATCCCCGTCCGCATCCACATTTCTAAGTGACGGATCAAACTGTCCGTGCGCTTCGATGCAATCCCTCTTTATCATTATGGAGCTACCGTTTATCGGGTTGCGGAACATTAAACATGCTAGACGCAGTTTTGGATCGCTGAACAGAAAGTCGAGTGGCCGAAGCCTCGGTAGATAGCTGGGGCAAGAGAGGAGCGAATCAGACAGAGAGGGCCCTTGTACGAAGTTCCTATAATAGCTCCAGTCCGCCTTTGCCGCTCTCATCCTGGCATACTGCCTGGAGACCTTATCCGTTTCGCTAAAGGCGTCGTCAGCACTAAGCCAGCATATATACCTGCCACGAGCCTTTCCAAAGCCTTCGTGCAACGCCTTTGCCGCTCCCCTATTTGCGCCGATATCAATGATCTCGACTTTGACGCCACCTGAATCCCGTTGGAATCTGCTAACAAGCTCGACAGTTCCATCCGTAGAACCATCGTTTACCACCAACAGTTCTAGTGGTCTGTGAGTCTGGTTGATTACGGAACTGATCGAATCAGTGAGAAAGGCCTCGGCATTGAAGGCGGGGATAACTACGCTTACTAGTTCGGAGTCCAATCAGCTGCTCTTATGAACCTCTGTATCGCGTATTAATCCTTAGTGGCACTCCGTCTTCACCGATTCTCCTTTTCAGCAAAAAACGTAAATTGAGAACGTGTCTAACAGCGTCAATTGAAGCTCTGCCTCGTTTTCGGGACTCGGCCACAGATAATAAAATCGGTGCCCATAGTCCGTGAATGCCGTCGAAAGGACGTATCTCTAACGATAGTAAACACGGGCCAGCACTATGACTACGAGATGAGCCGGGTTTTTTTTGATAAACTCGGGCTACCCGAGCCGCAGTTCGACCTAGGAGTAGGATCGGGTACACACGCTCAACAGACTGGAAGTGTAATGGTCGCCACAGAGACCACGCTCTTGAAGATCAAGCCGGATATCTGCATAGTGCCTGGCGACACCAATTCCGCTATAGGTTCATGCCTTGCCTCGGTGAAGCTGAAGATTCCAGTCGCTCATCTTGAAGCTGGGTTGCGAAGCCACGAAGAGTTTATGGCCGAAGAAATCAATCGCAAAGTGATCGATCACAGCTCGCGCTATTTGTTCGCACCTACGCGCAACGCAGTGGACAACCTAGAGCGCGAAGGAATACCGAGCGACAAGATCACATTGACGGGCGACACGATGTACGATTTGTATCTGTCAGAAAAACCGTTGATTGATGCATCCGAACTACCAGACGACCGGCTTAGATCGGGCAATTATGTTTTGATGACCCTGCATAGGCAAGAGAACACCGAGGACGCAATTGCTCTGATCAGAGCCTTAGAGGCGGTCACAGCTCAAAAGATTAATGCTGTCCTGCCGGTGCATCCTAGGACTGCGGCCCTAATCGAACGGGAAGGACTGTCCAAACGAATTGGTGAGCAGTCTGACGTCATAATGACACCTCCCTTGCCATACCACCAGTTGATGAGAACTATGCGCGATGCCTCTGCTGTGCTCACTGATTCTGGCGGAGTGCAGAAGGAGGCTTTTATGAGCAAGGTGCCTTGCATAACCCTGAGGCCCAGTACAGAGTGGACCGAGACTGTTTCTACAGGCGGCAATATTCTTGTAAGCGAGATCGACGCTGAGCTACTAAAGGACACAATAAAGCACGTGCTGCAAGACCGTCAGAGAATAATAAACAACATTTCCAAAGCTGGCTCGCTGTTCGGTGATGGGAAGGCTGCAGAGCGGGCCATTCGCAGCTTATTGGCCTAGTGTACGCCAGTCATCCTTGCCCTCAGCCTCAAAGTCTGAAGCCTCCTGACGAAATGCCTGAGCTCAGGTTCAAAATAGTGAAAGTACGGGTCATGCTTCCATTTTCCTTCGAAGAAATAGTCGACAAGCATCCGCATGCTTGCTCGCTTTGATATGCCTGTTCCGCCGATACCCAAAACGTTTCTCAGGACACGAGCGAAGACGAAAAGCGGATGGTATCCCAGGCAGCGCATGGCGGGACCATACTCGATCCAGTTGTGGCCCGTGCCAAAGCTTCTGGTGTGCTCGTAACGAAGGTCCGAGATTTTTTTCACTTGGTAGCCGCTCTGCATCGCCTTGTAGAGAATCCAGGCTTCGTATCCGTAATATGGTGGATGGCGATACCCCACCTCCTCAAAGAACGACTCGCGAATCATCCTGCCGGCGCCTTCTGGCAGCGAAAGGTAGTCACTCTGCTTCAATTCGCGGGTGCCAGAGACTATGGCAAGTCTGGTATTATTTCTCATCTCATCTATCAGTCGAGATGCATAATCTCTTGGAAAGATCACGTCATCGCTTGAAATCAAAAGGAAGTCAAACTCCCTGCCCGTCTGCTGCTTGTACTCGCAAGCCGCGTTCCAGTTATGCACAATTCTTCGAATATCATAGCCCTTGTCAGGCAGCGTAATTACCTTAAGAGACGGATTCGTGTCGACAAGCTTCTCCAGTATCTTTGGTGTGGCATCCTTGGATCCGTCATCTACGACGCAGAGGAGGGATGGCGGGGTCGACTGATTCAGAATGGAAAGCAGAGAATCGTTGATCGTCTTTTGGCCATTCTTAACTGTAACAATGACCCAATATGTGGCATCACGCGCCATGTCGATTTGAAATGACTCAAGCGTCGCCTCTTATAGGTCTATAGAAGAAAATCATGATCCTAACTTCTGTGAGACTTTCATGGTTTTAGAAACAAAAATCCTGTACCATATCTCCAAGGCAAGCACCGACAACATCTTGTTTATGTAGCGAGGATTCAATTCCAGGGACTCGGGCTGAAGGCTGCGCATGGTCTTGTCAACCCATCGCCCGCTGATCAAGCCGTTTTTTACGACCTCTGATTTCCCGTTCACGTACATGTCAACGGTTTTTCTGCCGTACTTTTTCCACATTGATACGAGGTTTAGCGAAAAGCCCTTCTTTGATGTGGTGATAGGTCGCCCCTCGTATTTTGACAGCAGCCGGACCAGAGGCAACTTTCCCGTGTTTGCCGTGGTGTCATACTTCATTTCCCATGGAATGTGTGTCGCAAGCCTGATGATGGGCTCTGTAAGAAATACTGATTCGATCCTAAGGCCCAGCGAGGCTGAAAACGAAATATTAGCCGGAAGCCAATCAAAGAGCAGCTTGCCATTAAAGTCAGCCAGAAAAACCTGATCAAGCATCGGCAGGTTGTTGTCAAAGCTCGGCCTGAGTAGTTCGTAAATAGCGTCCCATGAGAAACAGACGGCGGTTCCGAACAATTCCTGCTGATCCGGAACCCAGTCGCGCTCGTGGCAGGACAGATATGCCTTAACTTTTTGCTGCCAAGTTTCGTTTGCAGCAACTAGGGACAGATATTTCTGGTACCTGAAAGTATATCCCCCAAAGGTTTCGTCGCCCCCGTCTCCCGTGTAGAAAATATTAGACATTTTCTTGCCCTCTAGGAGGGTGTAGTACTGGTACAGGTTCCATCGTGGTTCTTTCACAATTCCGATCAACTGCGGCAGGTCGGCCAGAACGTCCTCGACTATCAACGGAACAA is from Nitrososphaera sp. and encodes:
- a CDS encoding asparagine synthase C-terminal domain-containing protein, which translates into the protein MERNTDSISRIMTLRYDPLANPVRLPLRPSDFTPTVRHDIDGLIESAARKEILTLHDTLRYDRVAMSLSGGIDSRLTLSMILRFLPGARVSCVSMGFGDSDDEIGAAREIARTQDCDFVPLIVEDVLADLPQLIGIVKEPRWNLYQYYTLLEGKKMSNIFYTGDGGDETFGGYTFRYQKYLSLVAANETWQQKVKAYLSCHERDWVPDQQELFGTAVCFSWDAIYELLRPSFDNNLPMLDQVFLADFNGKLLFDWLPANISFSASLGLRIESVFLTEPIIRLATHIPWEMKYDTTANTGKLPLVRLLSKYEGRPITTSKKGFSLNLVSMWKKYGRKTVDMYVNGKSEVVKNGLISGRWVDKTMRSLQPESLELNPRYINKMLSVLALEIWYRIFVSKTMKVSQKLGS
- the wecB gene encoding UDP-N-acetylglucosamine 2-epimerase (non-hydrolyzing), which gives rise to MKLCLVFGTRPQIIKSVPIVRECRRKDVSLTIVNTGQHYDYEMSRVFFDKLGLPEPQFDLGVGSGTHAQQTGSVMVATETTLLKIKPDICIVPGDTNSAIGSCLASVKLKIPVAHLEAGLRSHEEFMAEEINRKVIDHSSRYLFAPTRNAVDNLEREGIPSDKITLTGDTMYDLYLSEKPLIDASELPDDRLRSGNYVLMTLHRQENTEDAIALIRALEAVTAQKINAVLPVHPRTAALIEREGLSKRIGEQSDVIMTPPLPYHQLMRTMRDASAVLTDSGGVQKEAFMSKVPCITLRPSTEWTETVSTGGNILVSEIDAELLKDTIKHVLQDRQRIINNISKAGSLFGDGKAAERAIRSLLA
- the wecB gene encoding UDP-N-acetylglucosamine 2-epimerase (non-hydrolyzing): MKIIAVIGTRPTFIELAPIINELRKTDCELVICNTGQHYDREMASIFLDQLHIDNVEHNLEVGSGSHAMQTARILTRFERVLESEMPDLVLVEGDTTSAFAAALAAVKLKIKVAHVEAGCRNYDRKLPEEVNRVLISHMADEHFPPTLNCKLNLIKEGIPEDSIRAVGHPIVDSIMSVSSLIDSANKLTELGLQKKTFVYFTLHRDFNVDDSSRLESILKEMGMLAESMQVIFALHPRTRARIRKFGLLKLLAPFNTLRPVDYITSLSLTKNSFCVVSDSGGLTKESAILGTPCVTLRPDTEWTETTQGLGNQLAFAPGNTISKCFGRIQKDYRRAVVDSSKSRLLFGKPGISRKITKELIDLVAPL
- a CDS encoding NAD(P)-dependent oxidoreductase; this encodes MEKTLVIGASGFIGQAIQSQIQTSAKSDQFVFSYRSHPERIQPDLQKVRLNLLEPSHAENDLGVVADFSSAICVLGNNNHGAAWENPLQDLALNTESLLRFIQLFRGKLVLLSSQAVYFGLSGEIGEQIDHCPTIPYAISKKAAESYAQFYYEDARLDSLWIYRLMYAFGPGERASRLVSACRRASLSGEKVNIAGGGCSFLNPLPSSFVSQVLVRSSEELSKQSRFSETVNINHESRLSVLDVVRFLNEIEGFDYTVSQGGEKQPVAFWGNTERLQGYMKKWQLEFPDVWSSLRHHYLTASTGGPAS
- a CDS encoding glycosyltransferase family A protein translates to MARDATYWVIVTVKNGQKTINDSLLSILNQSTPPSLLCVVDDGSKDATPKILEKLVDTNPSLKVITLPDKGYDIRRIVHNWNAACEYKQQTGREFDFLLISSDDVIFPRDYASRLIDEMRNNTRLAIVSGTRELKQSDYLSLPEGAGRMIRESFFEEVGYRHPPYYGYEAWILYKAMQSGYQVKKISDLRYEHTRSFGTGHNWIEYGPAMRCLGYHPLFVFARVLRNVLGIGGTGISKRASMRMLVDYFFEGKWKHDPYFHYFEPELRHFVRRLQTLRLRARMTGVH
- a CDS encoding NAD(P)-dependent oxidoreductase, producing the protein MTKVLLTGALGVLGTYISKYLKDKGYGVIGADLAVADYGDYVRADVTSFEDLFRVFRREKIDTVVHMAGEVGRMVGEEHPQRMIYVNDTGTLNIIRLCLEYNSKLVYFSTSEVYGHLLDKKEPVVEEELDSMSPFMTTNIYALSKLFGEAIVKHYVDNYGLHATTLRPFMIYGEGERPSKYRSAISNFIHNALTGQKIVVHRGAVRSWCYVSDLAQGLLLCIERQPTGKYEAFNIGSDEYHTMEEVAHMIIEETGASKDLIQVTDPPHQFLSVVKMASIEKARALGYEPKVPLRDGIRKVIAWQKATIR
- a CDS encoding glycosyltransferase family 2 protein; translation: MDSELVSVVIPAFNAEAFLTDSISSVINQTHRPLELLVVNDGSTDGTVELVSRFQRDSGGVKVEIIDIGANRGAAKALHEGFGKARGRYICWLSADDAFSETDKVSRQYARMRAAKADWSYYRNFVQGPSLSDSLLSCPSYLPRLRPLDFLFSDPKLRLACLMFRNPINGSSIMIKRDCIEAHGQFDPSLRNVDADGDLWMRYSALGLKCLALDGSPVFYRIHGSQTSKSKEKMSIGQQLSRIRIMRIMAKSGMLKGVFERFTALLPLALRRKDHLFLPKSTQYLCNYLLDSSVRANPFLQRQARKLLKDVELQMRQMPYDSSYFENELVKISDTPQIRSFELQLLGE